The following proteins are co-located in the Echinicola sp. 20G genome:
- a CDS encoding RagB/SusD family nutrient uptake outer membrane protein, with product MFKKYISYTLLVLMAIAGTACDSWLDLRPVNGVVKQDFWQTKEQVRSALIGAYASLNGNYRGYQLTERMFLWGELRGYMVALNTGANYNDTQIIFGNIQATNPLADWSGFYGTINLCNNVIENGPQALDTDETFQVEDLNNYVAEARGLRALMYFYLVRTFGDVPLVTDAIDSDEDELTMPKVSQDEVLAQILEDLELAEVDIYESHETSAASKGRMTKYAINALQADVHLWMENYEEAVAAADKVLAGPYSLVEQESWLRSLFVEGNSTESIFEIQYDAPQNNAFFNMFSTVQGRRFLAYPSVLEDTYGFDINFPEEIDARSIDVTLKSSGEIWKYIGLGESQRREATDSYANWIVYRLADVMLMKAEGLSQIGRGEEALEIIAEIRERGGAVEATEESPSASSANDIVRYVLAERARELAFEGKRWFDLLRVSKMDNYSNLDLMLNAAITNAPETNLNSILNQLRDTRSHYLPVYFLELDANPELVQNPYYIK from the coding sequence ATGTTTAAAAAATATATATCTTATACATTACTGGTTTTGATGGCCATTGCAGGGACAGCTTGTGATAGCTGGCTGGACCTTCGCCCAGTGAATGGGGTGGTCAAGCAGGACTTTTGGCAGACCAAAGAGCAAGTGCGCTCTGCACTGATTGGAGCTTATGCTTCTTTGAATGGCAACTATAGGGGCTACCAATTGACAGAGAGAATGTTCCTTTGGGGAGAACTAAGAGGTTATATGGTGGCCCTAAACACAGGAGCCAACTATAATGATACCCAAATTATTTTTGGAAATATCCAAGCGACCAATCCATTAGCAGATTGGAGTGGGTTTTATGGTACCATAAACCTTTGTAACAATGTCATTGAAAACGGGCCTCAGGCTTTGGATACGGATGAGACCTTTCAAGTAGAAGACCTGAACAATTATGTGGCAGAGGCCAGGGGTTTAAGGGCATTGATGTATTTCTATCTGGTAAGGACGTTTGGCGATGTGCCTTTGGTGACTGATGCTATTGATAGTGATGAAGATGAATTGACCATGCCCAAGGTCAGCCAAGATGAAGTGCTCGCACAAATTTTAGAGGACTTGGAGTTGGCTGAAGTAGACATCTATGAATCCCATGAAACATCAGCAGCCTCCAAAGGAAGGATGACCAAATATGCCATCAATGCCCTTCAGGCTGATGTGCATTTGTGGATGGAAAATTATGAAGAGGCTGTAGCGGCCGCTGACAAAGTATTGGCAGGACCTTACAGCTTGGTGGAGCAAGAGAGCTGGTTAAGGTCTCTTTTTGTAGAAGGAAATTCGACAGAAAGTATTTTCGAAATCCAATATGATGCACCCCAAAACAATGCCTTTTTTAACATGTTCAGTACGGTCCAAGGAAGAAGGTTTTTGGCCTATCCTTCCGTATTGGAAGATACTTATGGTTTCGATATCAATTTTCCTGAAGAAATTGATGCAAGAAGTATTGATGTGACGCTAAAGTCCAGTGGGGAAATCTGGAAGTACATCGGTTTGGGAGAGTCCCAGCGCCGTGAAGCGACAGATTCCTATGCCAACTGGATAGTTTACCGTCTTGCAGATGTGATGCTGATGAAAGCAGAAGGTCTCTCCCAAATTGGTAGAGGAGAAGAAGCTTTGGAAATCATCGCTGAAATAAGAGAAAGAGGTGGTGCTGTGGAGGCCACAGAGGAAAGTCCCTCAGCTTCCAGTGCCAATGACATCGTTCGTTATGTGCTGGCGGAACGGGCTAGGGAATTGGCTTTCGAAGGAAAGCGCTGGTTTGATTTGCTTAGGGTATCCAAAATGGACAATTACTCCAACTTGGATCTAATGTTGAACGCGGCCATTACCAATGCCCCGGAAACTAACTTGAACTCAATTTTGAACCAATTAAGGGACACACGCAGCCATTACCTTCCAGTTTATTTCTTGGAATTGGACGCCAACCCTGAGCTGGTTCAAAATCCTTACTACATCAAATAA
- a CDS encoding SusC/RagA family TonB-linked outer membrane protein codes for MQNFTKKLLWFVMGLTLIYTGANGQQQQAQTLEIVKGQVIDKEDRTSIIGATVVEVDSDERTLRGVATDVNGEFSLRVSSKQNRIRVSFIGYKTITVPINGRSEINLELEFDVSELDVAEVTAEKMIDQGMMKIDERDLTSSSTRVDAELLKEMSALSIDQALQGRMAGVDIVSNSGDPGAGMSIRIRGTTSINGSSEPLIVVDGIPFQTETSNFDFANANEQQYAQLLNVAPSDIESITVLRDAAATALWGSRGSNGVLVITTKRGTKGKPTVTYSFRGSVTKQPDQIPMLNGDQYSTLIAEGYMNSFGVPLNINANKEFSYDPYDPYYFYNYSNNTDWIDQVTELGHMTDHNIALSGGGEKTRYRVSVNKNGSVGTTKGTAFDRFATRIGLDYLVSKKIRIMTDLSYTNSKTTSNWNRNLRSVAYEKMPNMSVYEYDVYGNLTPNYFSPESNIQGSFSGTYNPLAMAEEASNVAESNRIIPKFTLQYHIRPDLMFQSDVAFDINNTKSYDFLPQVATGLPLNNQNVNAASNSDYENLITQTFSKLYYTPDLGEDHSLMGLLMFTTYEVRSDGYYVATTNAPSSFLQDPSSVTRTDNISLSSSTSQSRAIGMLANVQYGLLDRYIINASLRRDGSSKFGSNNRWGTFPSISGRWRISGEPFMENQSLINELSLRASYGESGNTPRSNYLHFSTFSNLSWNYLGETGVVPDNLELTNYKWESVGQTNFGLNLEMFQSRLIVGLDVYRKRTKDLFFDNLRIPSSSGFSSIDMNIGTMDNKGWELSVFTTPYRKGDLKIDFDFNVARNENIIQEISDLYQTDNLEAMQSNGNYYVTIQEGNPLGSFYGFKYLGVYKDGESTIARDANGNVITGPNGDVVQMMFNYPNIAYEFQPGDAMYEDINHDGNIDYRDIVWLGDANPKLTGGFGPRITYKNLQISGYFNFRYGADIVNRTKMLTENMYGYDNQNTAVLNRWRRPGDETDMPRALIRTGYNWLGSDRYVEDGSFMRFRTLTVRYSMPNEFLDKIKLKDLSFYVTAENLFTWTSYTGQDPEVGLMSSNANRLFQIGYDEARTPPSKTFTLGINARF; via the coding sequence ATGCAAAATTTTACCAAGAAACTTTTGTGGTTTGTCATGGGGCTGACCTTGATATACACCGGGGCAAATGGCCAGCAACAGCAGGCGCAAACCCTGGAAATTGTCAAAGGACAGGTCATTGACAAAGAAGATCGGACATCGATCATTGGCGCCACTGTCGTAGAAGTGGATAGTGATGAAAGGACCTTGCGAGGAGTGGCTACTGATGTAAACGGTGAATTTTCCCTTAGAGTATCCAGCAAGCAAAATAGGATCAGAGTATCATTTATTGGATATAAAACCATCACTGTTCCGATCAACGGCCGTTCTGAGATCAACTTGGAGCTGGAGTTTGATGTCAGTGAGCTGGATGTTGCAGAAGTGACCGCTGAGAAGATGATTGATCAGGGAATGATGAAAATAGATGAACGTGACCTGACATCTTCCTCTACCCGGGTAGATGCTGAACTATTGAAAGAAATGTCTGCCCTATCCATCGACCAAGCACTACAAGGTAGAATGGCCGGAGTGGATATTGTGTCCAACTCTGGAGATCCAGGTGCAGGGATGTCCATTCGGATTCGAGGAACAACCTCCATTAATGGTTCCTCAGAACCTCTGATTGTGGTGGATGGTATTCCTTTCCAGACGGAGACATCCAATTTTGACTTTGCCAATGCCAATGAACAGCAATATGCACAGTTATTGAATGTGGCTCCTTCCGATATTGAGTCCATCACCGTATTAAGGGATGCTGCGGCCACCGCATTGTGGGGTTCCAGAGGTTCCAATGGTGTTTTGGTGATCACCACCAAAAGAGGTACGAAAGGTAAACCCACAGTAACCTATAGCTTTAGAGGTTCTGTTACCAAACAACCTGATCAGATCCCCATGCTAAATGGTGACCAATATTCCACCTTGATTGCAGAAGGATACATGAACAGCTTTGGTGTACCTCTGAATATCAACGCCAATAAGGAATTCTCTTATGACCCTTATGATCCGTACTATTTTTACAATTACAGTAATAATACAGACTGGATCGATCAGGTAACGGAACTGGGACATATGACAGACCATAATATTGCCTTATCAGGTGGTGGAGAGAAAACCCGATACAGGGTGTCTGTCAATAAAAATGGTTCTGTCGGAACAACCAAGGGAACTGCTTTTGATCGATTTGCGACAAGAATAGGTTTGGATTACCTGGTATCCAAAAAGATCAGGATCATGACTGACCTTTCTTATACCAATTCAAAAACAACTAGTAACTGGAATAGAAACCTTCGTTCTGTGGCTTATGAAAAAATGCCCAACATGTCGGTTTATGAATATGATGTGTACGGAAATCTAACACCTAACTATTTTTCCCCAGAGTCAAATATCCAAGGATCTTTCTCCGGAACTTATAATCCTTTGGCCATGGCAGAAGAGGCTTCGAATGTTGCTGAAAGCAATAGGATCATTCCAAAGTTTACTTTACAATATCATATCAGACCGGATCTGATGTTCCAATCTGATGTAGCCTTTGACATTAATAATACTAAGTCTTATGATTTCTTGCCTCAGGTGGCCACTGGTTTGCCTTTGAATAACCAAAATGTAAATGCGGCTTCTAATTCAGATTATGAAAACCTGATCACCCAAACTTTTAGTAAGTTGTATTATACGCCTGATTTGGGAGAAGATCATAGTCTAATGGGCTTATTGATGTTTACAACTTATGAAGTCAGAAGTGATGGATATTATGTGGCGACGACCAATGCCCCATCATCATTCTTGCAGGACCCTTCTTCTGTAACCAGAACTGATAATATTTCCCTTTCCTCTTCCACAAGTCAGTCAAGAGCGATTGGCATGCTGGCCAACGTACAATATGGCCTTTTGGATCGGTATATTATCAATGCTTCTTTGCGAAGGGATGGTAGCTCTAAGTTTGGTTCTAATAATAGATGGGGTACTTTTCCAAGTATTTCAGGTAGATGGAGAATCTCAGGCGAGCCATTTATGGAGAACCAAAGCTTAATCAACGAGTTGAGTTTAAGGGCCAGTTATGGGGAGAGTGGCAATACTCCAAGATCCAATTACCTGCATTTTAGTACTTTCTCCAATTTGAGCTGGAATTACTTGGGAGAAACAGGTGTGGTGCCGGATAATTTGGAATTGACCAATTACAAGTGGGAAAGTGTAGGGCAGACTAACTTTGGTTTGAACCTGGAGATGTTCCAAAGTAGGTTGATTGTGGGATTGGATGTTTACCGTAAGCGTACGAAAGACTTGTTCTTTGATAACCTCAGAATCCCAAGCTCTTCCGGTTTTTCTTCCATTGATATGAATATTGGTACCATGGACAATAAGGGTTGGGAGCTTTCAGTTTTCACGACTCCTTATAGGAAAGGTGACCTGAAAATCGACTTTGATTTTAATGTGGCCAGAAACGAAAACATCATTCAGGAAATCTCTGATTTGTACCAAACCGATAACCTAGAGGCAATGCAGTCCAATGGAAACTATTATGTGACCATTCAGGAAGGAAACCCATTAGGTTCATTCTATGGCTTCAAATACCTAGGGGTTTACAAAGATGGAGAGTCTACCATAGCAAGAGATGCCAATGGCAATGTGATCACAGGGCCGAATGGAGATGTGGTACAGATGATGTTTAACTATCCCAACATCGCTTATGAATTCCAGCCTGGTGATGCCATGTACGAGGATATTAACCATGATGGAAATATCGATTACAGGGACATTGTTTGGTTGGGAGATGCTAATCCAAAGTTGACTGGTGGCTTTGGTCCTAGGATCACCTACAAGAACTTACAGATTTCAGGGTACTTCAACTTCCGCTATGGTGCAGATATCGTGAACCGTACCAAAATGTTGACGGAAAACATGTATGGCTATGACAACCAGAATACTGCAGTGCTTAACCGCTGGAGAAGGCCAGGTGATGAAACAGATATGCCAAGAGCATTGATCAGAACAGGTTATAACTGGCTGGGTTCAGACCGATATGTGGAGGATGGTTCTTTTATGAGATTTAGAACTCTTACCGTTCGCTACAGCATGCCAAATGAGTTTTTGGATAAAATCAAATTAAAGGATTTGAGCTTTTATGTGACGGCAGAGAACCTCTTTACCTGGACAAGTTATACAGGACAGGATCCAGAGGTTGGTTTGATGAGTTCCAATGCCAATCGTCTCTTCCAAATCGGGTATGATGAGGCAAGGACTCCTCCTTCCAAGACCTTTACTCTAGGTATCAACGCGCGGTTCTAA
- a CDS encoding SusC/RagA family TonB-linked outer membrane protein yields the protein MKLKNIYKICTAALAIQLGFAGSLMAQEVEEVKVKPNNEAAYLAEELTGKIVSKRTGAPLEGIGLSYKDISATFSNSEGEFKLTVPSYSTTIVVSLGDDVVKEIPLRGRSNLEIALSDFELAQAGKGLVQLPYDERLSHQVTGAISTVDLTDAWKGKANSPETAFQGAAAGVNMIRRSGTLGIGANTFIRGLGSLNANAKPLVVVDGMIYDMNEYEGSVINGFTSNPLSYIDVKDIDKVTYMKDGGSIYGTKGANGVVLITTSRAKDLTTRIDFYTYGGVNIQPKNLPVMEADEFKPYFSEMLRSSGLSTNEALSHRYLNETPDTLGYYNYHNNTNWQDQVMRTSYDQNYFIKVSGGDNIATYALSIGHLKSRSIIEGEGFSRSNVRFNADFQVTEKFTAGTNMAFSYAVTDLYQYGSEVNSISPLYLGLSKSPFLAPNIFSEQGVESPNLSDSDSLGISNPRSIIENMQAQNRRFRFFGSFNAKYQFSDRFSLQSLFGLTIDQNRESFFVPDLGVEEENGTNTIIKNQIGGQVQRLFSTYSDTRFNYNNTFGYAHNFDLGLGFRFNRNKLEEDRGYSFNSGTDDFITLGSGVVSLNQAFGNTGEWIWMSYYADASYNYLNKYFVDVNVAVDGSSRFGSEAEEGISLFNHKFGVFPSISGAWLISSEDFMASNPLDLLKLRLSYSQTGNDGIGNYNQYQLYSGSNVMAVQGLVRSNIANDKIQWETNSKVNAGIDIATANSTLAFSIDVYQNTISNMLTYQPLKTVVGLDYYLANGGEMVNRGVDLGIYAKVLDRDVKLDLGLQIGTYTNEVKKLPYDERITPVAGGEVITTTGESAAMFYGYKTDGIYNTSEEATSAGLSTYAENGNLIPFQAGDVKFIDQNNDGIIDDNDKTIIGNPNPDFYGGFTAHATYKRFTFDAAFSFSYGNDVYNYVRQQMESMSTYENQFISVRNRWRAEGQETDMPRLAYGDPSGNSRFSDRWVEDGSYLRLKTLNISYDIPVNGSIIKNVNVYAAGQNLLTITNYLGYDPEFSYTSSVFGQGVDVGLTPQFASVLLGLKIGL from the coding sequence ATGAAGCTAAAAAATATATACAAGATATGCACAGCAGCGCTGGCCATTCAGTTGGGTTTTGCGGGTAGTTTGATGGCCCAAGAAGTAGAGGAGGTAAAGGTCAAGCCCAACAATGAAGCAGCTTACCTGGCGGAAGAATTGACGGGCAAGATAGTTTCCAAACGAACCGGGGCTCCACTGGAAGGAATAGGCTTGTCCTACAAAGATATATCAGCCACTTTCTCCAATTCTGAAGGAGAATTTAAGTTGACCGTACCTAGTTATTCCACCACCATCGTGGTGAGTTTGGGAGATGATGTAGTCAAAGAAATTCCATTAAGGGGAAGAAGTAACCTTGAAATAGCCCTTTCTGATTTTGAATTGGCTCAAGCGGGAAAAGGTTTGGTGCAGCTACCCTATGATGAAAGGCTGTCCCACCAAGTGACCGGGGCGATATCCACGGTAGACCTTACTGACGCATGGAAAGGTAAGGCTAACTCTCCTGAAACTGCTTTTCAAGGAGCAGCTGCAGGGGTAAACATGATCAGACGATCCGGTACTCTTGGTATTGGGGCCAATACATTTATTCGTGGCTTAGGTTCCTTGAATGCCAACGCCAAACCTTTGGTGGTGGTGGATGGAATGATCTACGACATGAATGAATATGAAGGTTCTGTGATCAATGGATTCACCTCCAACCCACTATCCTACATTGATGTCAAAGACATTGATAAAGTGACCTATATGAAGGATGGAGGATCCATCTATGGTACTAAGGGAGCAAATGGCGTGGTGCTCATCACTACTTCCAGGGCAAAGGATTTGACGACAAGAATTGACTTTTACACCTATGGCGGGGTCAATATTCAACCCAAAAACCTTCCGGTAATGGAGGCAGATGAATTCAAGCCTTATTTTTCTGAAATGTTGCGAAGCAGTGGACTGAGTACCAATGAGGCACTGAGCCACCGTTATTTGAATGAAACGCCAGATACCTTAGGGTATTATAATTATCATAACAATACCAACTGGCAGGATCAGGTAATGCGAACCAGTTATGACCAAAACTACTTTATCAAAGTATCTGGAGGGGATAATATTGCTACTTATGCCTTGTCTATTGGTCACCTCAAAAGCCGTAGTATCATTGAAGGAGAAGGTTTTTCAAGATCCAATGTAAGGTTCAATGCGGATTTTCAGGTGACTGAAAAATTCACGGCAGGAACCAATATGGCTTTTTCCTATGCCGTAACGGACTTGTACCAGTATGGAAGTGAGGTAAACAGTATCAGCCCTCTTTATTTGGGTTTGTCCAAGTCGCCCTTTTTAGCACCGAATATTTTCTCGGAGCAAGGGGTGGAGTCTCCCAATTTGAGCGACTCGGATTCCTTAGGAATCAGTAACCCTCGATCGATCATCGAAAACATGCAGGCACAGAATAGAAGATTCCGCTTCTTTGGTTCTTTTAATGCCAAATACCAGTTCAGTGACCGTTTTAGCCTTCAAAGCTTGTTTGGTTTGACCATAGACCAAAACAGGGAATCGTTCTTTGTACCTGACCTAGGTGTGGAAGAAGAAAATGGAACCAATACCATTATCAAAAACCAAATTGGTGGTCAAGTACAAAGGCTGTTTTCAACATACAGCGATACCAGGTTTAATTATAACAATACCTTTGGATATGCACATAACTTCGACTTGGGCTTAGGTTTTAGATTCAATAGAAACAAACTAGAAGAAGACAGAGGTTACTCTTTTAACTCAGGTACTGATGATTTTATCACATTGGGATCTGGAGTAGTGAGCCTGAACCAAGCTTTCGGAAATACCGGTGAGTGGATTTGGATGAGCTATTATGCTGATGCGAGCTATAATTACCTCAACAAATATTTTGTAGATGTAAATGTGGCGGTAGACGGCTCCTCTAGGTTTGGCAGTGAAGCGGAAGAGGGTATTAGCCTTTTCAATCATAAGTTTGGAGTCTTCCCATCCATCAGTGGCGCATGGCTGATTTCTTCAGAAGATTTTATGGCCTCCAATCCCCTTGATCTTTTAAAGTTGCGTCTGAGCTATAGCCAGACGGGCAATGATGGAATAGGAAATTATAATCAGTACCAATTGTATTCAGGTTCCAATGTCATGGCAGTACAAGGCTTGGTAAGGTCGAACATCGCAAATGATAAGATCCAGTGGGAGACCAATTCTAAAGTAAATGCAGGTATCGACATTGCCACGGCCAACAGTACTTTGGCTTTTAGTATCGACGTATACCAAAATACCATCTCAAATATGCTCACTTACCAGCCACTGAAGACAGTTGTAGGTTTGGACTACTACTTAGCTAATGGTGGAGAAATGGTTAACCGAGGCGTTGACTTGGGTATCTATGCAAAAGTTTTGGACAGAGATGTGAAACTTGACCTGGGACTTCAGATTGGTACTTATACCAACGAGGTGAAAAAGTTGCCTTATGACGAACGAATTACCCCTGTGGCTGGAGGTGAAGTCATCACCACTACGGGTGAGTCAGCAGCCATGTTCTACGGATATAAAACAGATGGAATTTATAACACGAGCGAAGAAGCTACTTCTGCAGGTTTGAGTACCTATGCCGAAAATGGAAACTTGATTCCCTTTCAAGCTGGTGATGTGAAATTCATTGACCAAAACAACGATGGTATTATCGATGACAATGATAAAACCATTATTGGCAATCCAAATCCAGATTTTTATGGAGGCTTTACTGCCCATGCTACCTATAAGCGATTTACGTTTGATGCGGCATTCTCTTTCAGCTACGGAAACGATGTTTATAACTATGTAAGACAGCAAATGGAAAGCATGTCAACTTATGAAAACCAATTCATAAGTGTCAGAAACCGTTGGAGAGCGGAGGGGCAAGAAACCGATATGCCTAGATTGGCATATGGAGACCCTTCTGGAAATAGTCGCTTTTCTGATCGCTGGGTAGAGGACGGCTCCTATCTCAGGTTGAAAACCTTAAATATTAGTTATGATATTCCAGTCAATGGTTCGATAATCAAGAATGTGAACGTATATGCAGCGGGTCAAAACTTATTGACCATTACCAATTATCTGGGCTATGATCCTGAATTCAGCTATACCAGCAGTGTATTCGGACAAGGTGTAGATGTAGGATTGACGCCGCAATTTGCAAGTGTGTTGTTGGGACTTAAAATCGGATTGTAA
- a CDS encoding fasciclin domain-containing protein, translated as MIKKYKNHLLIMLFVGLSACSDQWEEHNNAAQDLNNNLVQLIQSDADLSTFADLLVESGLDKQLSSGSYTVWAPTNAALGNLPSTITGDEEALKLFVGNHIGFQENLSYQAEEAPIRVKMLNGKVSVLSENSITSVDESASFEYADRLAKNGVLYKVDAYMVPKKNIWEIVQEESGNPISQLVMNMSVTDEVTMESYNYFQYDVADLSNEDSTYTFIMLDDAAYETFEMEMEPYFKDTLPDEMSVPLSLGLTKDLVFTTSYYENVPDTIISVDSVKVAFHPENVVRQINASNGVIYIMNDFDYKLSDKIPEIKIEGEYYDAISGSSGPVNVRARSWASNKRDLLVFNHSTPSYHVTYNVPQVHSAKYRIYWLANNDDYWPRNNWQSIAIDSVSNLPYGNKMVEFNNLEEVFIGEHEVQNYGQLKLILKAESTSNNDWNTLVLDYLKLVPVFE; from the coding sequence ATGATCAAAAAATATAAAAACCACCTGCTAATAATGCTTTTCGTTGGTCTGAGCGCATGCTCGGATCAATGGGAGGAGCATAATAATGCAGCGCAGGATTTAAACAATAATTTGGTACAGTTGATCCAATCGGATGCTGACCTCAGCACTTTTGCGGATCTTTTGGTGGAGTCAGGGCTGGACAAGCAGTTGTCCTCGGGCTCTTATACCGTATGGGCGCCGACCAACGCGGCATTAGGAAACCTGCCATCAACCATTACAGGAGATGAGGAAGCCTTAAAGCTTTTTGTTGGAAACCATATTGGCTTTCAAGAAAACCTCAGCTATCAAGCCGAGGAGGCTCCTATCAGGGTGAAGATGCTGAATGGAAAAGTAAGTGTGCTGAGTGAAAACAGCATCACTTCTGTAGATGAATCAGCTTCATTTGAATATGCAGACCGGTTGGCAAAAAATGGTGTGCTTTATAAAGTGGATGCATATATGGTTCCTAAAAAGAACATTTGGGAGATCGTACAGGAAGAAAGTGGTAATCCAATCAGCCAATTGGTCATGAATATGTCCGTGACTGATGAGGTTACCATGGAATCGTACAATTACTTCCAATATGATGTAGCGGATCTGAGCAATGAAGACTCAACCTATACTTTTATTATGTTGGATGATGCAGCTTATGAGACTTTCGAAATGGAAATGGAACCTTATTTTAAGGATACCTTGCCAGATGAGATGTCTGTACCCCTTTCACTGGGACTTACCAAAGACTTGGTGTTCACCACATCTTATTATGAGAATGTACCGGACACTATTATATCTGTGGATAGTGTGAAGGTGGCTTTTCATCCCGAAAATGTAGTACGTCAGATCAATGCTTCCAATGGGGTGATTTACATCATGAATGACTTTGATTATAAGCTCTCGGATAAAATTCCAGAAATTAAGATTGAAGGGGAATACTATGATGCGATCAGTGGCAGTTCTGGCCCTGTGAACGTTCGCGCCAGGTCTTGGGCCTCCAATAAGCGTGACCTGTTGGTTTTTAACCACAGCACGCCATCCTACCATGTGACTTATAATGTGCCACAGGTACACTCCGCCAAGTATAGAATTTATTGGTTAGCCAACAATGATGATTATTGGCCGAGAAACAACTGGCAAAGTATTGCCATAGACTCGGTATCCAACCTTCCTTATGGGAACAAGATGGTGGAATTCAATAATCTCGAGGAGGTGTTTATTGGGGAACATGAAGTGCAAAACTATGGGCAGCTGAAGCTGATCCTAAAGGCGGAATCTACCTCAAATAATGACTGGAACACGTTGGTTCTGGATTACCTGAAATTAGTTCCTGTGTTTGAATAA
- a CDS encoding fasciclin domain-containing protein: MNTKYITSNWSRWTGFLVSMLFLGLISCDFEPPSNINITDDTNISGYLRQNPDDYSSLSRILEISNTEGYLGAYGTYTFFAPNNAAVEGYLSENGLSLEGLSEEEAKDIVRYHLLTDTISTANFTDGKLPIPTEYGKYLVTGAEFVDGQTSIRVNRQANILQSNIKLGNGIMHAIDNVLSPPTRTAAAWIEEKQEYSIFSAALKSTGWHETLSSEEEGVWYTVMAESDETFAAAGFDSYAALESRYSHLGDPSNPLDSLNLFMAYHILPNIKYIADLVTATAHQTEAPQEVITIKLKGEEVLVNEDVFFGVLEPGSAIIRPESDNSVTNGVVHKVEEHYAIKLRAPTAVYWDVADQPEIRQLTQYFRVPGAPNYTFKLGELAGMTWGGNYVDAMVNYIPPGLNEIYYSNGDFVKIEIQGNRLNMVQFTTPVLVKGRYKVWVCHYGDKWNNGAELKMTFNGEDIPGARLLDTRIKAPDGMNEDELESRGWKEYLTAGSNGGRIMGRFIGTIDVQTTGEHTLRFDRITGIGRSNGGLWLDMIHFIPEGDDQIYPKFALDGSLVYEDDED, translated from the coding sequence ATGAATACTAAATATATAACATCGAACTGGAGCAGGTGGACAGGATTTCTCGTGTCAATGCTGTTCTTGGGATTGATCAGCTGTGATTTTGAACCACCATCCAATATCAATATCACTGATGATACCAATATCAGTGGTTATTTGAGGCAAAACCCGGATGACTATTCCAGTCTTTCGAGGATTTTGGAAATTTCCAATACAGAAGGGTATCTTGGAGCTTATGGAACCTATACTTTTTTTGCGCCCAATAATGCGGCCGTGGAGGGTTATTTGAGTGAGAACGGTCTGAGTTTGGAAGGTTTGAGTGAAGAAGAAGCCAAAGATATCGTAAGGTATCACCTATTGACAGATACCATTTCCACTGCCAATTTTACCGATGGGAAATTACCTATCCCGACAGAGTATGGTAAATACCTTGTCACAGGAGCTGAATTTGTGGATGGTCAGACCTCTATCAGGGTAAACCGTCAAGCCAATATTTTACAGAGTAATATCAAACTGGGAAATGGGATCATGCATGCCATTGACAATGTACTGTCTCCTCCAACCAGAACTGCGGCAGCATGGATTGAGGAAAAACAAGAATACTCTATTTTCTCTGCAGCTTTGAAGTCGACTGGTTGGCATGAAACCTTGAGCAGTGAAGAAGAAGGTGTTTGGTACACTGTGATGGCCGAATCGGATGAGACTTTTGCCGCAGCTGGTTTTGATAGCTATGCCGCTTTGGAAAGTCGCTACTCCCACTTGGGCGATCCAAGCAATCCCCTGGACAGTTTGAACTTGTTTATGGCATATCATATCCTGCCGAACATCAAATACATAGCGGATTTGGTGACGGCCACGGCCCACCAAACTGAAGCACCTCAGGAAGTGATTACCATTAAATTAAAAGGTGAAGAAGTACTGGTCAATGAAGATGTTTTCTTCGGGGTATTAGAACCAGGTTCAGCAATCATCCGGCCTGAAAGTGATAATTCTGTCACTAATGGGGTGGTCCATAAAGTAGAAGAGCATTACGCCATCAAGCTGAGGGCTCCAACTGCGGTGTATTGGGATGTAGCAGATCAGCCAGAAATCAGGCAGCTGACCCAATATTTCAGGGTTCCGGGAGCACCTAATTACACTTTTAAATTAGGAGAACTTGCAGGAATGACTTGGGGTGGAAATTACGTGGATGCCATGGTGAACTATATTCCACCAGGACTGAATGAAATTTATTACAGCAATGGGGACTTCGTGAAAATTGAGATCCAAGGAAATAGACTTAATATGGTTCAGTTTACCACTCCTGTTTTAGTTAAAGGAAGATATAAAGTATGGGTTTGCCATTATGGCGACAAGTGGAATAATGGAGCGGAGCTCAAAATGACCTTTAACGGAGAGGATATTCCTGGGGCGAGACTTTTGGATACGCGTATAAAGGCACCTGACGGAATGAATGAAGATGAGTTGGAATCTAGGGGCTGGAAGGAGTACCTGACAGCAGGCTCCAATGGTGGTAGGATCATGGGACGTTTTATCGGCACCATTGATGTTCAGACCACAGGTGAGCATACCCTTCGTTTTGACAGGATTACGGGTATTGGGCGTAGTAATGGAGGGCTTTGGTTGGATATGATCCACTTTATCCCAGAAGGAGATGACCAGATTTATCCAAAGTTTGCACTTGATGGATCACTGGTGTATGAAGATGATGAAGACTAA